ctctctctgtctgtctgtctgtctgtctgtctgtctgtctgtctgtctgtctgtctgtctgtctgtctgtctgtctgtctgtctcttcccctctctctctctccctctctgtctcttcctctctctctctcactctctctctgtgtctgtctgtctgtctgtctggcaagcgatccatctcctctgtctgtctgtctgtctggcaagcgatccatctcctctgtctgtctgtctgtctgtctgtctgtctgtctgtctgtctgtctgtctgtctgtctgtctgtctcttcccctctctctctccctctctgtctcttcctctctctctctctctctctctctgtctgtctgtctgtctgtctgtctgtctggcaagcgatccatctcctctgtctgtctgtctgtctggcaagcgatccatctcctctgtctgcctgtctgtctgtctgtcaggcaaGCCGatctatctcctctgtctgtctgtctgtctgtctgtctggcaagccgatccatctcctctgtctgtctgtctttctgttaagcctgtctgtctgtctgtctgactgtctgtctgtctggcaagccgatccatctcctctgtctgtctgtctttctgttaagcccgtctgtctgtctgtctgtctgtctgtctgtctgtctgtctgtctgtctgtctgtctgtctcttcccctctctctctctccctctctgtctcttcctctctctctctcactctctctctgtgtctgtctgtctgtctgtctggcaagtgatccatctcctctgtctggCAAGCgatccatctcctctgtctgtctgtctgtctgtctgtctgtctgtctgtctgtctgtctcttcccctctctctctctctccctctctgtctcttcctctctctctctctctctctgtctgtctgtctgtctgtctgtctgtctggcaagcgatccatctcctctctctgcctgtctgtctgtctgtcaggcaaGCCGatctatctcctctgtctgtctgtctgtctgtctgtctgtctggcaagccgatccatctcctctgtctgtctgtctttctgttaagcctgtctgtctgtctgtctgtctgtctgactgtctgtctgtctggcaagccgatccatctcctctgtctgtctgtctttctgttaagcccgtctgtctgtctgtctgtctgtctgtctgtctgtctgtctgtgttctcaCTATATTTTTGAAGAGATGAACACCAGGGGAGCACTTTTGAAGTTCAAGCAGTTCACTTTTGTCTTGAGACCCAAAAAGTGCTTTATAGATATATACATAATCACATTAGTAGGACCCTGTTCTCATAGTTCACTGACTCTAAAAGGAGACACAGTGCAAACCATCAATATTCAACTACAATTGGtaaaccttttttttatttttatttatttttcaagaaGAGTGCACACGGAATAGGGCATACAATGTCATATGGTTCGAATGCTTTGAACCCAAGATCATTCAAGATCCTAGGAATTCATGAGAACTCAATGGTAGAAAACAATATCTATCTATCTGGGTATTATTGGATATGGTGGATAGAAGGACGTGCCTAGACGCGCATGTGGTTTTGAAAAGTAAAAACAAAAAGATAGTTGCTCCTAGAGTTCTGGAACAATGTCGCGACGCCTCGTCTTAATGAGCACAAACAAGTTCATGGAGTTCAACGTCATTAGGCTCTTCTCTTTGCCTGACTGCCTCAGTCTGGCTCGCTGGCGTTTGTCTCAAGGCCATTCAGTAATCAAAGGAgagttgttattttttttaactgtgtTTTTTTCTTCAGCTTGAACAGATGAGGAATACTCTTCCCCACCCTGATGTTTTCTTTAAGCTACACAGCAAAAGAGCAGCTGTACCCAGAGCTGGAACATCATTCAGAGGGACCAGAGCAACCGCTGAGGTGAACTGGAGACCAGCTTCTATGCATGCTGAAACTCCAAGGTGACATCCACGGGATGCCAGCTAAAACAAATGGTAGTTATGCCATCCAACCACAAACGGATCCTTGGGTAGAGTGGGCAAACAGAGAAAATCGTGACACTCTTTCACAGAGTAGCAGGTAAGTAAGTAAGAATGAAGTTGTACAAATTAGATTTAATTGGTTTTGGCCAACTGTCTATCAGACACCGTGTTTATTGTCACACTGTGGATGTTCTCACAGAAGGTTGACTCTGGCCACCACTTGTTTGCAGCCATTTTGTGAGTACTGGTGACCCATGGTGGTGAAATAGGACAGTTCCTCCGCCAGCCGCTCGATGTGTCCGTGGTCGGGGTAAAACCCCTCTCGTGTCATTTCCTCCAGCAAACACTCCATCACATGGCTTTTTTCAAGAAGCGTCAGGGACACGATATCCAGCCCCGCCTCTGCCCAAAGAGGGTGATGCTCTGCCAAGGTATGCCGCAGAAGAGCTCTGGCTGGCTTCGCAGTGCAGGAGACATTCTGCAGTATGTGTCTGGTGATCTCCTCCTGCCCCAGACTACTGAGGAGGACATAGATGACGTTCAGACGCTCGTTGGTCTGGTTGGGCTGAAGCAGGCCTTGCAGCACGTCCAGCAAAGGAGCCGGCATCAACTCCACCTCGTCTAGCACAAAGACAGGGATCTTCTCCTGAGCCTCGGCATGCTCCACTATCTCCTCCACCCAGAGGGACAACTCTCGGGCGCACTGGCCCACATCACCTTGTACGGGGCAGTGGTGTAGGGTGAAGTACTGCACCACCAGGTCTTCTCCCAGCACCGAGCGGAAGTGGCGGACCAGCAGGCGACCCAGGTGGCTCTTGCCCACGCCGCTGGGGCCGTGCAGGGCCAGGGCCAGGGGCTGGGAGTGAGCGTAGGTGGACAGGTAGCCCTGGAGGTGCTCCATCAGCTCTTCTATCGCCCCTTGCTGGCCAAACACCTCCCTGCGCAGCGTCTTGTCCAGGCCTTCCAGGTCATACGGTGCCACATGGTCATCCAGGTTCTCGATGGCATTGTAAACCTGCGAGAGGACGGGAAAGGAAAGTCATTTTTGTAAGTGTTATTGACTGGAATAACGTTCCATTCTGTTTATTCTGTTCAATGCCATTAGTAGGAGGACAGATGAGCAGTGGAACACGTTTTTACAAATCACATAACTGGAAAAGAACTCCGCTGTATCCTCATCCACAACGAAACTGAAGCATAATTGGCATTTTCAAAAGCCCTTCCGGCTGTTTTGAGTGTAATTCAACACCATTAGTGG
The genomic region above belongs to Oncorhynchus mykiss isolate Arlee chromosome 6, USDA_OmykA_1.1, whole genome shotgun sequence and contains:
- the tor4ab gene encoding torsin family 4, member Ab translates to MGDKEDSSGSFSEEAKTEEQKAKLIHPRPSLISPELKAMIRIRTKYQALKRRRLDSATGLFASGRPSTGPDPSLPTDPGRPSMGPGPPTAPEIFTSNVKQATHRRRRRKGSRVLFPNNCCKVVPSDKDRSRAKPFFVLFGIIVSLQVYNAIENLDDHVAPYDLEGLDKTLRREVFGQQGAIEELMEHLQGYLSTYAHSQPLALALHGPSGVGKSHLGRLLVRHFRSVLGEDLVVQYFTLHHCPVQGDVGQCARELSLWVEEIVEHAEAQEKIPVFVLDEVELMPAPLLDVLQGLLQPNQTNERLNVIYVLLSSLGQEEITRHILQNVSCTAKPARALLRHTLAEHHPLWAEAGLDIVSLTLLEKSHVMECLLEEMTREGFYPDHGHIERLAEELSYFTTMGHQYSQNGCKQVVARVNLL